The uncultured Bacteroides sp. genomic sequence ATTTATTTTTTAATTCTGATTTGAAAATGCTTTGACGGTAAGAGTAATTGCATTCCGCATTAGAGAAAACGCATTCTTTTGCAGTTGCAATTTCCACCGCATCCACTTGTGTTATCAAATCTTTTGCTTCTACTCCGTAAGCGCCAATATTTTGCACGGCACTTGCTCCAACTTCTCCGGGAATGAGTGATAGATTCTCTACTCCGGCCCAACCTTGAGATACACAATGAGCAACAAAATTGTCCCATTCCACACCGGCTCCAACCTTTACTAAAACATAATCGTTAGTATTTTCTGTAACTTCAATTCCTTGAATCTTTGAGTGAAGAATTGTTCCTTTGTAATCGGATGTGAATAGTAAATTACTTCCGCTGCCAATATGTAAATAAGGTCCGTTAAGAAGTTCCTTATCACATAAGATCTGCTTTAAATCATCAGTGCTGGAATACTCGATGAAAGTATCTGTCTTTACATTAAAACCGAAAGTGTTATGAGAGAGTAGAGAATATTGTTTTTCTATTGTAATCATCTTCTTTTTTATTTGCAGGCAAATATACTAAAATTCCGATTACGCTCTATTTTGAATATGCATAAAATCTTTGATCTATAAAAGCATCAAAAGAATATCTGATATGCTAAATCCTTTATAACGAGAATATTAGAGAGGAGTTGATTAGTTACTCAGATCTTCAAATTTATAAAATTCCCATTGATTTTTTTGTCGTTTAAAATAAAGCGTATTAGAGAACCCGTTGCCTAAACCTTTCATTGCAACAATTTTAGTGTTGGATTCATCAGAATTGCTCTGCCCGTAATTGATATTAGACAATCTTACTGTAGGCAGATCTGGTGAAAAAGCAAACCATTGATTGATCTCCATTGTGGTTTCCAGAATAGAAAAATCATCATCGGGGTCTGTTGTTACAAAAGTAAGTGGCTCATGAATACGTGATCGTTGGAAAATGCTGTCACTAGCAAACTTATGAAAGAATTCCAGGAAGTTTTCATTCTGATTGCTATTGATAGAGCTAATTGAGATAGAACTCAGCATCCATGCACCATTGTTCTCACGTTTGAAATTATATGCTTTAATTTTGTTGGTAGTCATATAAAACCATTCAAACTTAGCCGATTTCAAATGAGTGGTAGTCATGAGATCCATGTCCGACTCTTTATCAAAAATCATTGTGTAGAAGCTTTGCTTTGTAAACAGATTATCTTTTTTCCAGAACTCTTGTTCTATTTTGCTCACCGATTTTCCATTTATGAAAGTAAGGGGGAAATGAATTCTCTTTTGTTGCAACTTTATATCAGATGCAAAACTAAAAATGAAATCATCAAAAGTCTCATCAGCCTTGATTGGCTTCGGAACTTCCTGAACAGAATCACTTTCTATAGAATCTGTGGCCTCATTTGCTGAGTCAACTAAATTTGTTAACGATTTGAAAGGATCTATCTTCGCTTTCTGGCCATTACAAGAGGCTAATAAAAGCAATGTGGTAGCACCTAAAATTATCTTTCTCATTTCATTCTGCAATACTTGCAAACCTAATAATAAAACGTCCCAATTAAAAAACGTGCAAAGGTATATCTTTTATTCCAATCGGAACAATCTTTCTAGTTATTTTTTGAGTTTTATTTGATAATAAAACCTACAGAACAAGCAAAACCGAAAATCTTACTAATAAAGAGTCTCGGTTTTGTCTGTTATTTTATACTTCGCTTTTTAGAATGGAAGATCATCTTTTGCATCAGTTGCGGTAAATTCTACCGGAGCTGATTGTTGCATTGGCTGAGCATTAACGCCTGCACCTGAATTACGATCAATTTTCCATGCGCGGATGTCGTTAAACCATTTACCGTTCCATTCACGGCAATCTATATCGAAAGATACAGTTACTTCTTCACCCATTTGAATAGTGAACTGGTCAATTCTGTCTCCCCAGAGGTTAAAACACATTTTCTTAGGATATTGATCATGTGTTTCAACAACATAATCTTGTTTCTTCCATTCAGTCCCATTTCTTCCTGTTCCGCTTTGTAGAGGTAGGATAGCAATTATTTTTCCACTTATTTCCATATTCTTGTTATATAATTCGGGCTGCGAAAATAGTGTTTTATGTTTTATAAAGCTAATGTTTTAGTTTTTTTCTTTAATCTTTTGTTTGGTGAGAGAATCTTTTTATTTATCTTTGTCTTTCATTATAAGTATAATAATTTAAACCAATATAAGTATGAAATTCATCGTTTCGAGTACGGCTTTATTCAGTCATTTACAAGCAATAAGTCGTGTTATTAACTCTAAAAATGCATTGCCTATTTTAGATTGTTTTCTATTTGAGTTAGAGGATGGAAAACTTTCTGTAACTGTGTCAGATAATGAAACGACAATGGTTACTTCTCTTGAGGTAAATGAAAGCGATGCAAACGGTAAGTTCGCTGTTGGTGCAAAAACCATTTTGGAAGCATTAAAAGAAATTCCGGAGCAACCGCTAAATTTTGATGTTAATGCTGAAACGTATGAGATCCTTGTGCAATACCAAAATGGTAAGTATAGCGTAGTAGGACAAAATGCGGATGAATATCCACTGTCTGCTTCCTTGGGAGACAATGCCGTACGTCTGGAAATGAATGCTGATATATTGCTCGTTGGTATTAACCGTGCAATCTTTGCAACAGCAGACGATGAACTTCGTCCGGTAATGAATGGTATCTATTTTGATATTACAACAGAAGATGTTACGCTTGTTGCTTCAGATGGACATAAGTTGGCCCGTAGTAAAACTATGGCAGCGAAAGGCAGTGAAAGAGCAGCTTTCATTTTACCAAGAAAACCTGCAGGATTGCTCAAAAACCTTTTACCCAAAGAAGCAGGAGCTGTTTCTATTGAATTTGATGATAGAAATGCAGTGTTTACTCTTGAGAACTATCGCATGGTATGTCGTCTTATTGAAGGCCGCTTCCCAAATTATAACTCTGTAATTCCTCAGAATAATCCACATAAGGTTACTGTTGACCGTTTACAGTTGATCAGTGCTCTTAAGCGTGTATCGGTGTTCTCTTCACAAGCAAGCAGCTTGATTAAATTGCGTTTGGAGGAGAATCTGATAGTTGTCTCTGCACAGGATATCGACTTCTCAACTTCTGCCGAAGAGTCTTTGGTTTGTCAGTATCAGGGTGCTCCGATGAGCATTGGTTTTAAATCGACTTTCCTTATTGATATTTTAAATAACATATCAGCTTCTGATGTAATTGTAGAATTGGCTGATCCATCCCGTGCCGGTGTTATTGTTCCGGTGGAACAGGAAGAAAATGATGACTTGCTGATGTTGCTGATGCCGATGATGTTAAATGACTAATAATATAAAATGAATTTAAACTTAAAAAACCCGATTGTTTTCTTTGATCTGGAAACAACCGGAACAAATATAAACTCTGATAGAATTGTCGAAATTTGTTATTTGAAAGTGCATCCAAACGGAAATGAAGAATCAAAAACTCTTCGCATAAATCCTGAAATGCATATACCGGAAGAATCATCAAAGATACATGGCATTTACGATGAGGATATAGCTAACTGTCCTACTTTTAAGGAAGTAGCAAAAAATATTGCACGCGACATTGAAGGAGCGGATCTTGCCGGATTTAATTCCAACCGTTTTGATATTCCTGTACTTGCAGAAGAATTTCTTCGTGCAGGAGTGGACATTGATATGAGTAAGCGTAAGTTTATTGATGTGCAGGTTATCTTCCATAAAATGGAGCAAAGAACACTTTCTGCAGCTTACAAGTTTTATTGTGAAAAAGATCTTGACGATGCTCATACAGCTGAAGCAGATACCCGCGCTACATACGAAGTGCTTAAAGCACAGCTTGACCGCTATCCTGCCGACTTGCAAAATGATATGGCTTTCCTTGCCGATTTTTCTGCCTACAATAAAAATGTGGACTTTGCCGGAAGGGTAGTTTATGATGAAAATGGAGTTGAAATTTTTAATTTTGGAAAATATAAGGGCGTAGCTGTTTCTGAAGTATTCAAGAAAGACCTGGGCTATTATTCATGGATGCAGAACAGTGACTTTACATTGAACACTAAAGCTGTCCTTACAAAAATTAAATTACGGGAACTTACCGGCAAATAAGTTGAAAAAGAATAGGTGATATGTTGAAAGGAAAAAAAATAATAGTTGGAATAACAGGAAGTATTGCTGCCTATAAAGCTGCCTATCTTATCAGAGGACTGATAAAAAAAGGGGCTGAAGTTCAGGTTGTGATTACTCCGGCCGGAAAGGAATTTATTACTCCCATTACTTTATCTGCTTTGACCAGTAAACCTGTAATCAGTGAATTCTTTTCGGGAAGAGACGGTACGTGGAACAGCCATGTGGATTTAGGCCTTTGGGCGGATGCAATGCTTATTGCTCCGGCTACTGCATCCACAATTGGAAAGATGGCTAACGGAATAGCAGATAACATGCTTATCACCACTTACCTTTCCGCGAAGGCTCCTGTCTTCGTTGCACCTGCAATGGATCTGGATATGTTTGCTCATCCTTCCACTCAAAAGAATATTGAAACACTTCGTTCATTCGGGAATCATATTATTGAACCGGGAGAAGGAGAGCTGGCCAGTCATCTGGTAGGTAAAGGACGAATGGAAGAACCGGAAGAAATTATCCGTGTGCTTGAAGAGTTCTTTGCTAAACAGGAAGACCTTTCAAAAAAAAAAGTACTGATAACTGCGGGTCCCACTTATGAAAAGATTGATCCGGTAAGGTTTATTGGTAATTACTCTTCCGGTAAAATGGGATTTGCCCTTGCTGAAGAGTGTGCTTCCAGAGGTGCTGAAGTGATATTGATTGCCGGACCGGTACAGATTGAAACAATTCACCCTAATATACACAGAATTGATGTGGAATCTGCTCAGGAAATGTATGAGGCTTCTGTTGCCAATTACCCGTCAGCGGATGCCGGAATATTGTGTGCCGCGGTAGCAGACTTTACTCCTGAAATAGTTGCCGACAAGAAAATAAAACGTAAAGGTGATGAACTTACAGTTGTTCTGAAACCTACTCAGGATATTGCTGCTTCCCTTGGAAAGATAAAGTGGGCAGACCAATTGCTTGCCGGTTTTGCCCTGGAAACCAATGATGAACTTTTGAATGCTCAGAGTAAACTGGAACGAAAGAACTTTGATTTCATTGTTCTTAACTCGCTCAATGATGAGGGAGCTGGTTTCCGCCACGATACAAACAAGATTACTATCATTGATAAGGACGGGAAGACAGATTATCCTCTGAAAAGCAAACGCGAAGTTGCTACAGATATCATTGACCGATTGGCTCAATTGATTAAATAATCGGAAAGGTAAAATGAATAATAAGATCATTCAGAATATATTTCGTTGTATTTGTTTTAGCTTTCTGATCTTTTCCTCTTTTATGGTGAAGGCTCAGGAACTGAATTGTAAAGTGAATATTAATTATTCACAGATTCAGGGAACTAATACGCAGGTATTCAAAACCTTGGAAACTGCTTTGACGGAATTTATCAATGATCGGAAATGGACTTCCGCACAATATGGTGCTGCCGAGCGAATATCTTGCAGCATGAATATCACGTTGAAACAGCATACTGATGATGGTGCTTTTAAATGTGAACTGATTGTTCAGGCTAATCGTCCGGTGTTCGATGCAAGCTATAACACCACGCTTTTTAATTTCAAGGATGTGAATTTTAACTTCACTTATCTGGAATTTGATCCTTTGGAACTTCGGGAAAATCAGATAGACAGTAACCTTACTGCGGTTATTGCATACTATGCTTACCTGATAATAGGAATGGATAGGGATTCCATGGCTCCTATGGGAGGCACGGAAGTTCTGAGAACTGCCGAAAGCATTGTAACCGCTGCCCAGAGTCTGTCTGAAACAGGATGGAAAGCTTTTGAGGATAGTCGTAACCGTCACGGAATCATTACTGATTATCTGGATGAGAATATGAAACCTTTCCGTCAGATGATATATGATTACCATCGGTTGGGGTTGGATGAGATGGCTCAGAATGCAGATAGGGGAAGGACTCAGATAACCACTTCTTTAGAGGAACTTAAAAAAGCAAAGGAAAATAAACCGATGTCTGTTTTGCCACAGTTGTTTACCGAAATAAAGAAAGACGAACTGGTTAATGTCTATTCAAAAGGTACTCAGAGCGAGAAGGAGCAGGTATATAATATGTTAGTTGATATCAATCCCGCTCAATCAAATGACTGGGATAAAATAAAGTCTTCGAAATAAAATTATGTTGCAATCTATATCAATACAAAACTATGCGCTGATTGACACTCTTGATATAACCTTTGATAAAGGTTTCTCTGTCATTACCGGTGAAACGGGTGCGGGTAAATCTATTATCCTTGGTGCTATTGGTTTGTTATTAGGGCAACGGGCAGATGTGAAAGCCATTAAAAACGGTGCTTCCAAATGTGTGATTGAGGCTCATTTTAATATTACCTCTTATCAGACGCAGTCTTTCTTTGAAGAAAACGAGTTGGAGTTTGATCCCAACGAATGTATTTTAAGAAGAGAATTGCAGGCTTCAGGTAAATCCAGGGCATTTATAAATGATTCCCCGGCTTCGCTTACACTGATGAAGGAGTTGGGCGAACAGCTTATTGATGTGCACTCTCAGCATCAGAACCTGTTGCTTAACAAGGAAGACTTTCAGCTGAATGTTTTGGATGCATTGGCAGCTGATGAAAAAGAGCTTTCTAAATATAAGGAGGCTTATCAGACATACCGTAAAGTTGCCGAAGAACTTACCAGGCTTACTGAACTGGAGGAGCAAAGCAAGACGGATGAAGATTATGTTCGTTTCCAGTTGGAACAGTTTGATGAGGCTAAACTCTTGGAAGGTGAAGATGCCGAACTGGAAAAAGAGGAAGAAAGACTGAGTCATGCAGAAGAGATTAAAGAGGGGCTGTACAGTTCCGAACAAATCCTTTTGGGTGATGAAGGTGGGGTATTGAGCAGCATGAAAAAGGTTTCCGGTGTTCTGCGCTCTTTGAAGGAACGCTACAATACTGCCGGAGAAATATCCGATAGGGTTGAGAACTTATCCATTGAACTGAAAGAGATTGCCAGAGATCTGACAAGAGAACAAGAAAATATTGAAGTTGATCCGGGCCGACTGGATTTCGTGAACGAACGGCTCAACTTAATCTATACATTGGAGAAGAAGCATCATGTAAGTACGCTTGAAGAATTACTCAAGGTTCAGGAAGAGTTTCGTGCCCGCATAAAGGCCATCAGCTCGTTTGCCGAACAGATTGAGGTACTTCAGAAACAGAAAGAAGAATTATTGAACAAAGCTCAGAAAGCGATGCACTCACTTACGGAAAAGCGTACGCATGCAGCTAGGAAGGTGGAGCACGAAATGCAGAACCGCCTCATTCCTTTGGGAATGCCCAATGTTCGCTTCAAGGTTCATATTACTCCGAAGGTAAACTTTGATGCTACCGGTGGAGACAATGTGGCCTTTCTTTTCTCAGCCAATAA encodes the following:
- a CDS encoding DUF3127 domain-containing protein, which encodes MEISGKIIAILPLQSGTGRNGTEWKKQDYVVETHDQYPKKMCFNLWGDRIDQFTIQMGEEVTVSFDIDCREWNGKWFNDIRAWKIDRNSGAGVNAQPMQQSAPVEFTATDAKDDLPF
- the recN gene encoding DNA repair protein RecN, which produces MLQSISIQNYALIDTLDITFDKGFSVITGETGAGKSIILGAIGLLLGQRADVKAIKNGASKCVIEAHFNITSYQTQSFFEENELEFDPNECILRRELQASGKSRAFINDSPASLTLMKELGEQLIDVHSQHQNLLLNKEDFQLNVLDALAADEKELSKYKEAYQTYRKVAEELTRLTELEEQSKTDEDYVRFQLEQFDEAKLLEGEDAELEKEEERLSHAEEIKEGLYSSEQILLGDEGGVLSSMKKVSGVLRSLKERYNTAGEISDRVENLSIELKEIARDLTREQENIEVDPGRLDFVNERLNLIYTLEKKHHVSTLEELLKVQEEFRARIKAISSFAEQIEVLQKQKEELLNKAQKAMHSLTEKRTHAARKVEHEMQNRLIPLGMPNVRFKVHITPKVNFDATGGDNVAFLFSANKNATLQNISSVASGGEIARVMLSVKAMIAGATQLPTIIFDEIDTGVSGEIADKMAEIMKEMGACMQVLSITHLPQIAAKGKVHYKVYKQDNETSTSSNIRRLKEEERVEEIAHMLSGATLTDAAMNNAKELLKEYGKE
- the murB gene encoding UDP-N-acetylmuramate dehydrogenase translates to MITIEKQYSLLSHNTFGFNVKTDTFIEYSSTDDLKQILCDKELLNGPYLHIGSGSNLLFTSDYKGTILHSKIQGIEVTENTNDYVLVKVGAGVEWDNFVAHCVSQGWAGVENLSLIPGEVGASAVQNIGAYGVEAKDLITQVDAVEIATAKECVFSNAECNYSYRQSIFKSELKNKFIVTYVTYKLSKNAAFNLEYGNIKAELEKYPEISLATIRQAIIAIRDSKLPDPKIEGNAGSFFMNPIIPRSQFMELQKQFPGIPFYDIDEDRVKVPAGWMIDKCGWKGKTLGHVGVHSKQALVLVNKGNATGDEIVNLSREIQASVKKLFNIEIHPEVNFIS
- a CDS encoding exonuclease domain-containing protein translates to MNLNLKNPIVFFDLETTGTNINSDRIVEICYLKVHPNGNEESKTLRINPEMHIPEESSKIHGIYDEDIANCPTFKEVAKNIARDIEGADLAGFNSNRFDIPVLAEEFLRAGVDIDMSKRKFIDVQVIFHKMEQRTLSAAYKFYCEKDLDDAHTAEADTRATYEVLKAQLDRYPADLQNDMAFLADFSAYNKNVDFAGRVVYDENGVEIFNFGKYKGVAVSEVFKKDLGYYSWMQNSDFTLNTKAVLTKIKLRELTGK
- the coaBC gene encoding bifunctional phosphopantothenoylcysteine decarboxylase/phosphopantothenate--cysteine ligase CoaBC, producing the protein MLKGKKIIVGITGSIAAYKAAYLIRGLIKKGAEVQVVITPAGKEFITPITLSALTSKPVISEFFSGRDGTWNSHVDLGLWADAMLIAPATASTIGKMANGIADNMLITTYLSAKAPVFVAPAMDLDMFAHPSTQKNIETLRSFGNHIIEPGEGELASHLVGKGRMEEPEEIIRVLEEFFAKQEDLSKKKVLITAGPTYEKIDPVRFIGNYSSGKMGFALAEECASRGAEVILIAGPVQIETIHPNIHRIDVESAQEMYEASVANYPSADAGILCAAVADFTPEIVADKKIKRKGDELTVVLKPTQDIAASLGKIKWADQLLAGFALETNDELLNAQSKLERKNFDFIVLNSLNDEGAGFRHDTNKITIIDKDGKTDYPLKSKREVATDIIDRLAQLIK
- a CDS encoding DUF4348 domain-containing protein; this encodes MRKIILGATTLLLLASCNGQKAKIDPFKSLTNLVDSANEATDSIESDSVQEVPKPIKADETFDDFIFSFASDIKLQQKRIHFPLTFINGKSVSKIEQEFWKKDNLFTKQSFYTMIFDKESDMDLMTTTHLKSAKFEWFYMTTNKIKAYNFKRENNGAWMLSSISISSINSNQNENFLEFFHKFASDSIFQRSRIHEPLTFVTTDPDDDFSILETTMEINQWFAFSPDLPTVRLSNINYGQSNSDESNTKIVAMKGLGNGFSNTLYFKRQKNQWEFYKFEDLSN
- the dnaN gene encoding DNA polymerase III subunit beta — its product is MKFIVSSTALFSHLQAISRVINSKNALPILDCFLFELEDGKLSVTVSDNETTMVTSLEVNESDANGKFAVGAKTILEALKEIPEQPLNFDVNAETYEILVQYQNGKYSVVGQNADEYPLSASLGDNAVRLEMNADILLVGINRAIFATADDELRPVMNGIYFDITTEDVTLVASDGHKLARSKTMAAKGSERAAFILPRKPAGLLKNLLPKEAGAVSIEFDDRNAVFTLENYRMVCRLIEGRFPNYNSVIPQNNPHKVTVDRLQLISALKRVSVFSSQASSLIKLRLEENLIVVSAQDIDFSTSAEESLVCQYQGAPMSIGFKSTFLIDILNNISASDVIVELADPSRAGVIVPVEQEENDDLLMLLMPMMLND
- a CDS encoding DUF4835 family protein, whose product is MVKAQELNCKVNINYSQIQGTNTQVFKTLETALTEFINDRKWTSAQYGAAERISCSMNITLKQHTDDGAFKCELIVQANRPVFDASYNTTLFNFKDVNFNFTYLEFDPLELRENQIDSNLTAVIAYYAYLIIGMDRDSMAPMGGTEVLRTAESIVTAAQSLSETGWKAFEDSRNRHGIITDYLDENMKPFRQMIYDYHRLGLDEMAQNADRGRTQITTSLEELKKAKENKPMSVLPQLFTEIKKDELVNVYSKGTQSEKEQVYNMLVDINPAQSNDWDKIKSSK